From Haloarcula hispanica ATCC 33960, the proteins below share one genomic window:
- a CDS encoding CobW family GTP-binding protein: protein MRDTIPVTILSGSLGAGKTTLLNHLLTEAGDRDIAVLVNDMGTVNVDAELIAEGSELDVDDGVAELSNGCICCELQDDLETAVVRLANNRDFDALVVESSGISEPAPVARLFTTESRVAALYRVDTLVTVLDTRLFLDAFAGETPARRGTVEANADGDGDGAAADDADRPLSDLMVEQVELSNVVLLNKADLCSDAELDEAEGLVRALQPDAETIRTTFSQVDPDRLFDRGLFDQHEINDLPGWKRALAEAGHSHGGDGHDHGAEGDADDAGHGHADHKHPEEVYGVTSFTYRRRRPFHPDRLADALRDLPSGVVRSKGTVWLAGTERRVVIGQAGPSIRAEAQGPWIASLPEVERDMYRSNRPELDWHDEHGDRRTELVFIGTDYDEDALRTALDGALVTDEEWTDSESLTGPFPSEQGDETVIRSP from the coding sequence ATGCGCGACACAATTCCCGTCACGATTCTCTCCGGAAGCCTCGGGGCCGGGAAGACGACACTGCTGAACCACCTGCTGACCGAGGCCGGCGACCGCGACATCGCCGTCCTCGTCAACGACATGGGAACCGTCAACGTCGACGCGGAACTGATCGCCGAGGGATCCGAACTGGACGTCGACGACGGCGTCGCGGAGCTTTCGAACGGCTGTATCTGCTGTGAACTGCAGGACGATCTCGAAACGGCAGTCGTCCGGCTGGCGAACAATCGGGACTTCGACGCGCTGGTCGTCGAGTCCTCTGGCATCTCCGAGCCAGCGCCCGTCGCGCGGCTGTTCACAACCGAATCGCGCGTGGCCGCGCTCTATCGCGTCGACACGCTCGTGACCGTGCTGGATACCCGACTGTTCCTCGACGCATTCGCCGGCGAGACGCCGGCGCGTCGCGGTACTGTAGAAGCGAACGCCGACGGAGATGGCGACGGCGCAGCGGCCGACGACGCCGACCGCCCCCTCTCTGATCTCATGGTCGAACAGGTCGAACTGTCGAACGTCGTCCTCCTGAACAAGGCCGACCTCTGCTCCGACGCGGAACTCGACGAGGCCGAAGGATTGGTGCGGGCGCTCCAGCCAGACGCCGAGACTATCCGAACGACCTTCTCACAGGTCGACCCCGACCGGCTGTTCGACCGCGGGCTGTTCGACCAGCACGAAATCAACGACCTGCCGGGCTGGAAGCGGGCGCTGGCCGAGGCCGGGCACAGCCACGGCGGAGATGGCCACGACCACGGTGCCGAGGGCGATGCGGACGACGCCGGCCACGGACACGCCGACCACAAGCACCCCGAGGAGGTGTACGGCGTCACCTCCTTCACCTACCGCCGCCGCCGGCCGTTCCACCCCGACCGACTCGCCGACGCGTTGCGGGACCTCCCGTCAGGTGTCGTCCGCTCGAAGGGCACCGTCTGGCTGGCGGGCACCGAGCGCCGCGTCGTCATCGGCCAGGCCGGCCCTTCGATACGGGCCGAGGCACAGGGACCCTGGATTGCGAGCCTCCCCGAAGTCGAGCGGGACATGTACCGCTCGAACCGGCCGGAACTCGACTGGCACGACGAGCACGGCGACCGACGGACAGAACTGGTGTTCATCGGGACGGACTACGACGAAGACGCCCTTCGGACGGCGCTCGATGGCGCGCTCGTCACGGACGAAGAATGGACGGACAGCGAGTCGCTCACGGGTCCGTTCCCGTCAGAACAGGGGGATGAAACGGTTATCCGGAGCCCTTAG
- a CDS encoding (Fe-S)-binding protein has product MSSILQTTTRPTFWRIGDVGKALFYYLAALAIIVFLYGVYDRVTRYAQGSDDPFDRLDELPQRTVAAAQLALSNRKQLDRDTVAGVMHAFIVWGFLTLLIGTTILGIDMDLYRPLTGESFFVGQFYLSYSFVMDAMGLLFVVGVGVALWRRYGRKLDRLHDRHTSREDDLFLGALFVLGVGGYLTEGIRILGTSTVRDVSFETVSFVGWSVKEVLVMAGMTPEMAAGAYPFVWWSHSLVALWFVAWIPYAKPFHMLSSFANLVARDEKAGVRLPGVPADADPDDIGPSDIDDFSWKQLLDHDACTKCGRCSSVCPAKASGRPLDPRNVILDLKRYREERDAGGEDVPIIADGGTSVIDAHTMESCMSCMACMDACPVDIEHVTQFTEMNRRLTEAGEMDEHVQDAMMNVFQHGNTFGDPERARPDWTEDLDFEVPDARDEPVEYLWYVGDYPSYDERNQKIAQALATVFEAADVDYGILYEAEQTDGNDVRRVGEEGLYEMLVEDNAEAMLDCEFDSIVTTDPHAYNTFMNEYPEFEACEWGEDDVFHYTQVVADLASSGALGLSGSELDYTVTYHDPCHLGRYNGEFEAPRDLIRATGADLHEMPRNRDDSFCCGGGGGGLWMDLEEESKPSEERLREALEDTEAGAAVEKFVVACPMCMTMYEDGRKTGGYEEELEIVGVTELLAEAVGEAGV; this is encoded by the coding sequence ATGTCATCTATACTCCAGACGACCACGCGCCCGACGTTCTGGCGTATCGGCGACGTGGGGAAAGCGCTGTTCTACTATCTGGCAGCGCTCGCCATCATCGTCTTTCTGTACGGTGTGTACGACCGCGTCACCCGCTATGCCCAGGGCAGCGATGACCCCTTCGACCGCCTGGACGAGTTGCCCCAGCGAACGGTCGCGGCGGCGCAGTTGGCGCTGTCGAACCGGAAGCAGTTGGACCGCGACACCGTCGCCGGCGTGATGCACGCGTTCATCGTCTGGGGCTTTCTGACGCTGCTCATCGGGACGACGATTCTGGGTATCGACATGGACCTCTATCGGCCGCTGACCGGTGAATCCTTCTTCGTCGGCCAGTTCTACCTCTCCTATTCGTTCGTCATGGACGCGATGGGGCTGCTGTTCGTCGTCGGCGTTGGTGTCGCGCTGTGGCGGCGCTACGGTCGCAAGCTCGACCGCCTCCACGACCGCCACACCTCCCGCGAGGACGACCTGTTTCTGGGCGCGCTGTTCGTGCTGGGCGTCGGCGGCTACCTCACCGAGGGCATCCGTATTCTCGGCACCTCGACGGTGCGTGACGTCTCCTTCGAGACGGTGAGCTTCGTCGGCTGGTCGGTCAAAGAAGTGCTCGTCATGGCCGGGATGACACCGGAAATGGCAGCGGGTGCGTACCCGTTCGTCTGGTGGAGCCACTCGCTGGTCGCGCTGTGGTTCGTCGCCTGGATTCCGTACGCGAAGCCGTTCCACATGCTCTCGTCGTTTGCCAACCTCGTCGCCCGCGACGAGAAAGCCGGCGTGCGACTACCCGGCGTCCCGGCCGACGCTGACCCCGACGACATCGGTCCCAGCGACATCGACGACTTCTCCTGGAAGCAACTGCTCGACCACGACGCCTGTACCAAGTGCGGCCGGTGCTCGTCGGTCTGTCCGGCAAAAGCGTCCGGGCGGCCGCTGGACCCGCGGAACGTCATCCTCGACCTGAAACGCTACCGCGAGGAGCGCGACGCCGGCGGCGAGGACGTGCCTATCATCGCCGACGGCGGCACCTCGGTCATCGACGCCCACACGATGGAGTCCTGCATGTCCTGTATGGCCTGCATGGACGCCTGTCCGGTCGACATCGAACACGTCACGCAGTTCACTGAGATGAACCGCCGGCTCACCGAGGCCGGCGAGATGGATGAACACGTCCAGGACGCGATGATGAACGTGTTCCAGCACGGCAACACCTTCGGCGACCCCGAGCGCGCCCGGCCGGACTGGACCGAGGACCTCGACTTCGAGGTGCCGGACGCCCGCGACGAACCGGTGGAGTACCTCTGGTACGTCGGCGACTACCCGAGCTACGACGAGCGCAACCAGAAGATTGCGCAGGCGCTCGCCACCGTCTTCGAGGCCGCCGACGTGGACTACGGCATCCTCTACGAGGCCGAACAGACCGACGGCAACGACGTGCGCCGCGTCGGCGAGGAAGGGCTCTACGAGATGCTCGTCGAGGACAACGCCGAAGCGATGCTGGACTGTGAGTTCGACTCCATCGTCACGACGGACCCCCACGCTTACAACACGTTCATGAACGAGTACCCCGAGTTCGAGGCCTGCGAGTGGGGCGAAGACGACGTGTTCCACTACACGCAGGTCGTCGCCGACCTCGCCAGTTCGGGCGCGCTCGGTCTCTCGGGCTCGGAACTGGACTACACCGTCACCTACCACGACCCCTGTCACCTCGGGCGGTACAACGGCGAGTTCGAGGCCCCGCGGGACCTCATCCGCGCGACCGGAGCCGACCTCCACGAGATGCCCCGCAACAGGGACGACTCCTTCTGCTGTGGCGGTGGCGGCGGCGGCCTCTGGATGGACCTCGAAGAGGAGAGCAAACCCAGCGAGGAACGCCTGCGCGAGGCCCTCGAAGACACCGAGGCGGGCGCGGCCGTCGAGAAGTTCGTCGTTGCCTGCCCGATGTGCATGACGATGTACGAGGACGGGCGCAAAACCGGCGGCTACGAGGAGGAGCTTGAAATCGTCGGGGTCACGGAGCTACTCGCTGAAGCGGTCGGGGAAGCGGGAGTCTGA
- a CDS encoding cupin domain-containing protein, with amino-acid sequence MGYHHLAVDDIEPTPDRPSVQRSISDAAGLENAAVNVYEVAPGEDIPLAYHYHDNQEELFYVLSGTLAVETPEQTYEVGEDEAFVVEPDSPQRAHNPESATESVRTLVVGAPAVDDVHPYDPE; translated from the coding sequence ATGGGTTATCACCACCTCGCAGTCGACGATATCGAGCCGACACCGGACCGACCCAGTGTCCAGCGCTCCATCAGTGACGCGGCCGGTCTCGAAAACGCGGCCGTGAACGTCTACGAGGTCGCTCCCGGCGAGGATATCCCGCTCGCGTACCACTACCACGATAATCAGGAGGAACTGTTCTACGTCCTCTCGGGGACGCTCGCCGTCGAGACGCCGGAGCAGACCTACGAGGTCGGCGAAGACGAGGCGTTCGTCGTCGAACCGGACAGCCCCCAGCGGGCGCACAACCCCGAGTCGGCGACCGAATCAGTACGGACGCTCGTCGTCGGCGCGCCCGCGGTGGACGACGTCCACCCGTACGACCCCGAGTAA
- a CDS encoding L-threonylcarbamoyladenylate synthase — protein sequence MATVDDAAAAVRDGELVVYPTETVYGLGADALNANAVERVFEAKGRERDKPVSMAVPDVESAREYTHPSDRELAFMREFLPGPVTVVVERRDAVPDVLVAGRDRVGVRVPDHDLALELLAETGPLTATSANISGNPSARTIDGLDTIRERAAVVLDAGETDGGTGSTVVNVDTGTIHRRGAHADAVKSWLEAQG from the coding sequence ATGGCGACAGTCGACGACGCCGCGGCAGCGGTCCGCGACGGAGAGCTGGTCGTCTATCCCACGGAGACGGTGTACGGCCTCGGCGCGGACGCGCTCAATGCTAATGCCGTCGAGCGTGTGTTCGAGGCGAAAGGTCGCGAGCGCGACAAGCCGGTGTCGATGGCCGTCCCCGATGTCGAGTCCGCCCGCGAGTACACGCACCCAAGCGACCGCGAACTGGCGTTCATGCGCGAGTTCCTCCCCGGCCCGGTCACCGTCGTCGTCGAGCGCCGCGACGCAGTGCCGGACGTGCTGGTCGCCGGCCGGGACCGCGTCGGGGTTCGGGTCCCCGACCACGACCTCGCGCTCGAACTGCTCGCCGAGACCGGGCCGCTAACCGCCACCAGCGCCAACATCTCCGGCAACCCAAGCGCCCGTACCATCGACGGTCTCGACACCATCCGGGAGCGCGCCGCCGTCGTGCTCGACGCCGGCGAAACCGACGGCGGGACCGGCTCGACGGTGGTGAACGTCGACACCGGAACGATACACCGCCGCGGCGCACACGCTGACGCCGTCAAGTCGTGGCTCGAAGCCCAAGGCTGA
- a CDS encoding competence/damage-inducible protein A: MEVALLTVGDELLAGDTENTNASWLGRQLTAAGASVTRVLTVPDDEAVIADAVARYHDAFDAVIVTGGIGGTPDDITKAAVARAFGRDLVVPDDVRAHLEAKAERFADDNPEMVDRYDMDLDLDAWASVPEGGQALLTDESFAAGCVIDRVYVLPGIPEELKAMYETVADEFDGDRTTETIHTPAPEGALVTHITAAREQFAVAVGSYPRKDDAPGRVKITGDDPATVADAAAWLRERIEVVDIE, from the coding sequence ATGGAGGTCGCACTGCTCACCGTCGGTGACGAACTGCTCGCTGGCGACACGGAGAACACGAACGCGTCGTGGCTGGGCCGCCAGCTCACGGCCGCCGGCGCAAGCGTCACCCGAGTCCTGACTGTGCCCGACGACGAGGCGGTCATCGCCGACGCCGTGGCGCGGTATCACGACGCTTTCGACGCGGTCATCGTCACCGGTGGCATCGGCGGGACACCCGACGACATAACCAAAGCCGCCGTGGCGCGGGCGTTCGGCCGCGACCTCGTCGTTCCCGACGACGTGCGGGCACACCTCGAAGCGAAGGCCGAGCGGTTCGCTGATGACAACCCCGAGATGGTGGACCGCTACGACATGGACCTCGACCTCGATGCGTGGGCGTCGGTCCCCGAAGGTGGGCAGGCGCTGCTGACCGACGAGAGCTTCGCCGCCGGCTGTGTCATCGACCGCGTGTACGTCCTGCCGGGTATCCCCGAGGAACTGAAAGCGATGTACGAGACCGTTGCCGACGAGTTCGACGGCGACCGGACGACGGAGACAATTCACACGCCTGCACCCGAAGGCGCACTGGTCACCCACATCACGGCGGCCCGCGAGCAGTTCGCGGTTGCCGTCGGGAGCTATCCGCGCAAGGACGATGCGCCGGGACGGGTGAAGATTACCGGTGACGACCCGGCAACCGTTGCCGACGCGGCGGCGTGGCTCCGCGAGCGAATCGAGGTCGTCGACATCGAGTGA
- a CDS encoding potassium channel family protein, with product MEHSDSTGPDRSLLRRLSRPVLAFVGLVAAGVFGFVTFGGVGVVNALFWLLDPTSIELHFQTHEGPATLVKGYAIVVLTGLVVAGLWIGETVLSAAFGGQIQQELTRMQISQRLQELDDHIVVCGYGTFGQTVAEQIGGTDAQVVVIEKQTEQYERALDDGHLALEADASREGALTDAGIKRADTVIGAIDDTNANIQIAVLASQLAPTVQLIVRAGDRQDETVARRVGADEVIIPEVVSGKQVCERL from the coding sequence ATGGAACACAGCGATAGCACAGGGCCGGACCGCTCGCTGCTCCGTCGGCTTTCCAGACCGGTTCTCGCGTTCGTTGGACTCGTCGCCGCCGGTGTGTTCGGATTCGTCACGTTCGGTGGCGTCGGCGTCGTCAACGCCCTGTTCTGGCTGCTTGACCCCACGAGCATCGAACTCCACTTCCAGACCCACGAGGGGCCCGCGACGCTGGTCAAAGGCTACGCCATCGTGGTGCTGACCGGTCTCGTCGTCGCTGGACTGTGGATAGGTGAAACAGTGCTGTCGGCAGCCTTCGGCGGCCAGATTCAGCAGGAACTTACACGTATGCAGATTTCGCAACGACTTCAGGAACTGGACGACCACATCGTCGTCTGTGGCTACGGGACGTTCGGACAGACTGTCGCGGAGCAGATAGGCGGCACGGACGCACAGGTGGTCGTCATCGAGAAACAGACAGAACAGTACGAACGGGCGCTCGACGACGGCCATCTCGCGCTGGAGGCCGACGCGAGCCGTGAGGGCGCGCTGACGGACGCGGGCATCAAGCGAGCCGACACGGTCATCGGGGCGATTGACGACACGAACGCAAATATTCAGATTGCGGTGCTGGCGAGCCAGCTTGCGCCCACTGTCCAGCTCATCGTTCGGGCCGGCGACCGACAGGACGAGACCGTGGCCCGCCGCGTGGGCGCGGATGAAGTGATAATCCCCGAAGTCGTCAGCGGAAAACAGGTGTGTGAGCGGCTGTGA
- a CDS encoding polyketide cyclase: MREVERSRFVLARPPAVHRTLSPEAVVAAEGTFTVTAVEETDTGTLVTAAGPGMSVPLRFESREDGLRYTAEGEVGPFDHLETQVIVTPEENGSRLTMRSTVSLNLPLPFADRIAAWKRGNELERAIEDLAADVPGA; the protein is encoded by the coding sequence ATGCGCGAGGTCGAACGCTCTCGGTTCGTGCTGGCGCGGCCGCCGGCTGTCCACCGCACGCTCTCGCCGGAGGCGGTCGTCGCGGCGGAGGGGACGTTTACCGTAACGGCCGTCGAAGAGACTGACACGGGAACCCTGGTTACCGCCGCCGGCCCGGGAATGTCGGTCCCGCTACGCTTCGAGTCCCGGGAGGACGGCCTCCGGTACACTGCCGAGGGCGAGGTCGGCCCGTTTGACCATCTGGAGACCCAAGTCATCGTTACACCGGAGGAAAACGGGTCCCGCCTCACGATGCGGTCGACCGTCTCGCTGAACCTGCCGCTGCCCTTTGCCGACCGAATCGCCGCCTGGAAGCGCGGCAACGAACTGGAGCGGGCCATCGAAGACCTGGCGGCGGACGTGCCCGGGGCGTAA
- a CDS encoding hemolysin family protein, with protein sequence MALDPPAPFELSTAMLQGVEIVGVPIPKDAVLVAGIVTLVALVVLSAFFSSSEIAMFSLPAHRTEALVEDAVPGAKTLKQLKSDPHRLLVTILVGNNLVNIAMSSIATGLLAMYVDSQGLAVAIATFGVTAVVLLFGESAPKSYAVENTESWALRISKPLKAAEKVLLPLILLFDYLTRVVNKITGGRSAIETSYVTREEIQDIIETGEREGVLDEDEREMLQRTLRFNDTIAKEVMTPRLDMTAVAKEASAEEALETCIQSGHARIPVYEGSLDNVIGVIHIRDLVRDLNYGEAVARNMDLEDLIEPTLHVPESKNVDDLLTEMRAERLHMVIVIDEFGTTEGLVTMEDLTEEIVGEILEGEEEEPIEYVDDDTVTVKGEVNIEEVNEALDLDLPEGEEFETIAGFIFNRAGRLVEEGETITYDGVEIRVEQVENTRIMKARVVRLETDETESVDAEEVTD encoded by the coding sequence ATGGCCCTGGATCCACCTGCGCCGTTTGAGCTGTCTACAGCGATGTTGCAGGGCGTCGAAATCGTCGGCGTCCCAATACCAAAAGACGCGGTGCTCGTCGCTGGTATTGTCACGCTCGTCGCACTGGTCGTCCTCTCGGCGTTCTTCTCGTCCTCAGAAATTGCGATGTTCTCGCTGCCTGCACACCGGACGGAAGCGCTCGTCGAGGACGCTGTCCCGGGTGCGAAGACGCTCAAACAACTCAAATCAGACCCCCACCGCCTGCTGGTAACGATTCTCGTCGGCAACAACCTCGTCAATATCGCGATGTCTTCCATCGCTACTGGACTCCTTGCGATGTACGTCGATAGTCAGGGGCTGGCTGTCGCCATCGCGACGTTTGGCGTTACCGCCGTCGTTTTGCTGTTCGGCGAGAGCGCGCCAAAGAGCTACGCGGTGGAGAACACCGAATCGTGGGCGCTGCGCATCTCCAAACCGCTCAAGGCTGCCGAGAAGGTGCTGCTCCCGCTTATCCTGCTGTTCGACTACCTCACGCGCGTCGTCAACAAAATCACCGGGGGCCGCTCCGCCATCGAGACCTCCTACGTCACCCGCGAGGAGATACAGGACATCATCGAGACGGGCGAGCGCGAGGGCGTCCTCGACGAGGACGAACGCGAGATGCTCCAGCGCACGCTGCGGTTCAACGACACTATTGCCAAGGAAGTGATGACGCCGCGCCTGGACATGACCGCGGTCGCCAAGGAGGCTTCTGCCGAGGAAGCCCTGGAGACGTGCATCCAGAGCGGCCACGCCCGCATCCCCGTCTACGAGGGGAGCCTGGACAACGTCATCGGCGTCATCCACATCCGGGACCTCGTTCGGGACCTCAACTACGGCGAGGCGGTGGCCCGCAACATGGACCTCGAAGACCTCATCGAGCCGACCCTGCACGTCCCCGAGTCGAAGAACGTCGACGACCTGCTGACCGAGATGCGGGCCGAACGCCTGCACATGGTCATCGTCATCGACGAGTTCGGGACCACTGAGGGGCTGGTGACGATGGAGGACCTGACCGAGGAGATTGTCGGCGAGATACTCGAAGGCGAGGAGGAAGAGCCGATCGAGTACGTCGACGACGACACAGTCACGGTCAAAGGCGAGGTCAACATCGAGGAGGTCAACGAGGCGCTGGACCTGGACCTGCCCGAAGGCGAGGAGTTCGAGACCATCGCCGGCTTCATCTTCAACCGGGCTGGCCGACTGGTCGAAGAGGGTGAGACCATCACCTACGACGGCGTCGAGATCCGCGTCGAACAGGTCGAAAACACGCGCATCATGAAAGCTCGCGTTGTCCGCCTCGAAACCGACGAAACCGAGTCGGTCGACGCCGAAGAGGTCACGGACTGA
- a CDS encoding redoxin domain-containing protein — protein MDLDFDVVDLDPVDHPDEGDTAPDFTRPLVNDEFWEDESLSSLCADSDRVVLVFHAMDGAFPATYIWNEIRDRAWHEQATVVGVSISTPYEHKQLLEEREIEGDYRLFSDPANGVAQQYGIDMDLDGMAGIEEPRPSVFVLDSDRTVEYAWVAEEWPDFPDYDDVEAQL, from the coding sequence ATGGACCTCGACTTCGATGTCGTCGACCTCGACCCGGTTGACCATCCCGACGAGGGCGACACCGCGCCGGATTTCACACGCCCGCTCGTCAACGACGAGTTCTGGGAGGACGAGTCGCTCTCGTCGCTGTGTGCCGACAGCGACCGGGTCGTCCTCGTGTTCCACGCGATGGACGGCGCGTTCCCGGCGACGTACATCTGGAACGAGATACGCGACCGTGCGTGGCACGAGCAGGCCACCGTCGTCGGCGTCTCCATCTCGACGCCCTACGAGCACAAGCAGCTGCTCGAAGAGCGGGAAATCGAGGGGGACTACCGGCTGTTCTCGGACCCGGCCAACGGCGTCGCACAGCAGTACGGCATCGACATGGACCTCGACGGGATGGCCGGAATCGAGGAACCGCGCCCGTCGGTGTTCGTCCTCGATAGCGACCGGACCGTCGAGTACGCGTGGGTCGCCGAGGAGTGGCCCGACTTCCCCGACTACGACGACGTCGAAGCCCAGCTCTAA
- a CDS encoding CRISPR-associated protein Cas4 codes for MPTHTFRELETAAYCPRKLYYRRRDGASEIPDEIESVRRLARDYERLLTDDAALLAAPIEVGPDEYRDRLRGLRERLADWDALVAPAATDAYLEGKDARGIAHKVVAGRDGPVPSLVFAGRPPEDGVWEPQTVRLVAAAKALSWERERDIDIAYAEYPAYGVIRRIEVNARRAGVYRRAVRTADSIDGPPGRVHNDAKCEPCEFSDDCGVKTRSLRSMLR; via the coding sequence ATGCCGACCCACACGTTCCGAGAGCTAGAAACGGCCGCCTACTGCCCCCGGAAGCTCTACTACCGCCGCCGCGACGGGGCGAGCGAAATCCCCGACGAGATTGAATCGGTTCGCCGGCTCGCCCGTGATTACGAGCGGCTGCTGACCGACGACGCCGCCCTGCTGGCAGCCCCCATCGAAGTGGGTCCGGACGAGTACCGCGACCGGCTCAGAGGGCTTCGAGAGCGCCTGGCCGACTGGGACGCGCTGGTCGCCCCGGCGGCGACCGACGCGTATCTCGAAGGGAAGGACGCCCGCGGTATCGCACACAAGGTCGTCGCCGGGCGGGACGGTCCGGTCCCGTCGCTCGTCTTCGCCGGTCGGCCGCCCGAGGACGGTGTCTGGGAGCCCCAGACCGTGCGGTTGGTCGCCGCCGCGAAGGCGCTCTCTTGGGAGCGCGAGCGTGACATCGACATCGCCTACGCCGAGTATCCGGCATACGGCGTCATCCGGCGCATCGAGGTGAACGCACGGCGGGCCGGCGTCTACCGTCGGGCGGTTCGGACTGCCGACAGCATCGACGGCCCGCCCGGACGGGTACACAACGACGCGAAGTGCGAGCCCTGTGAGTTCAGCGACGACTGCGGGGTGAAGACGCGGTCGCTACGGTCGATGCTACGATAG
- a CDS encoding ArsA family ATPase, giving the protein MEPFVFFGGKGGVGKTTVSCAYGVKSARSGLDTLVVSTDPAHSVTDVFDQPFSDDPESVEGIDGLDAMEIDPETETQRHLDGIRNDLSEQVSAAMVNEINQQLEMAHQTPGAYESALFDRFVDVMRNADPYDRVVFDTSPTGSTLRLLGLPEFLEGWIDRLMHKREKSIDLFEKAAIGNNEPRRVMDGDPVLARLQDRKEFFEFASGALQSDAAFFLVLNPDQLSVNETRRAIAEMRERDLSVRGLVANKLTPEPDPDEDGRGARYLRDRVATENERLQEVRETLDPPLVAEITTRTAEVKGDLLDDVAAEFDVETDAEAPTFV; this is encoded by the coding sequence ATGGAACCGTTCGTCTTCTTCGGCGGCAAGGGCGGGGTCGGCAAGACCACCGTCTCCTGTGCCTACGGCGTCAAATCCGCACGTTCGGGCCTCGACACGCTCGTCGTCTCGACGGACCCGGCCCACTCGGTGACCGACGTGTTCGACCAGCCCTTCAGCGACGACCCCGAATCCGTCGAGGGTATCGACGGTCTCGACGCGATGGAAATCGACCCCGAAACCGAGACCCAGCGCCACCTCGACGGCATCCGTAACGACCTCTCCGAGCAGGTGTCGGCAGCGATGGTCAACGAAATCAACCAGCAGCTAGAGATGGCCCACCAGACGCCGGGGGCCTACGAGTCGGCGCTGTTCGACCGCTTCGTCGACGTGATGCGCAACGCCGACCCGTACGACCGGGTCGTCTTCGACACGTCGCCGACCGGCAGCACGCTCCGCCTGCTCGGCCTCCCGGAGTTCCTCGAGGGGTGGATCGACCGGCTGATGCACAAACGCGAGAAGAGCATCGACCTCTTCGAGAAGGCCGCCATCGGGAACAACGAGCCCCGGCGCGTGATGGACGGCGACCCGGTGCTGGCCCGCCTGCAAGACCGCAAGGAGTTCTTCGAGTTCGCCAGCGGCGCGTTGCAGTCCGACGCCGCCTTCTTCCTCGTGCTCAACCCCGACCAGCTCTCGGTCAACGAGACGCGGCGCGCCATCGCCGAGATGCGGGAGCGTGACCTCTCGGTTCGGGGCCTCGTCGCCAACAAACTCACGCCCGAGCCGGACCCCGACGAGGACGGCCGCGGGGCCCGGTATCTCCGAGACCGCGTCGCGACTGAGAACGAACGGCTACAGGAGGTCCGAGAGACGCTCGACCCGCCGCTGGTCGCGGAAATCACGACCCGCACGGCGGAGGTGAAAGGCGACCTGCTCGACGATGTCGCCGCCGAATTCGACGTCGAGACGGACGCCGAGGCACCGACGTTCGTCTGA
- a CDS encoding glutathione S-transferase N-terminal domain-containing protein, producing the protein MSESDITLYRLQACPFCERVVRKLDAYDLDYQSRFVEPMHADRDVVKRLSGKRTVPAIVDENTGVTMSESANIVAYLERTYGEGEETAGGVA; encoded by the coding sequence ATGAGCGAGTCCGATATCACGCTGTACCGGTTGCAGGCGTGTCCGTTCTGTGAGCGCGTCGTCCGGAAGCTGGACGCCTACGACCTCGACTACCAGTCGCGGTTCGTCGAGCCGATGCACGCCGACCGTGACGTGGTCAAGCGACTGTCCGGCAAGCGGACCGTCCCGGCCATCGTCGACGAGAACACCGGCGTCACGATGTCCGAGAGCGCGAACATCGTCGCGTATCTGGAGCGGACCTACGGCGAGGGTGAGGAGACCGCAGGGGGTGTGGCCTGA